The Astatotilapia calliptera unplaced genomic scaffold, fAstCal1.2 U_scaffold_120, whole genome shotgun sequence genome includes the window aaatttaaatgtgatatttgatttatttgccGGAGTAACTGTTAAAGTTAGCTCTGTTTCTGGAACAGAAACGCTTCCTGTGTTTGGGGTTAACAAACTAAACCTGTTGTCGGCATCACGGCCCTCACATGTAAAATATGATCTGTAGAAACAAAAGTTACTTTCATTACATGGCTCAGTAAAATCCCATAATCAGTAATCATTGGTGTCTTATTATTGTGATCACGgcccttttgttttaaatggaaAATGTCAGATTGATGAAAATATGTTTGTACTTTGTTGTCAAGCTAACTGTTCATACTTCTTTCCAAATGGGCCTTATCTGCAGAGCATGATGGGACGCATGTGTcttcatgtgtgtgtacatgaggACTGGGAGAAGGTTGCATTTTGTGTGTggtgttttaaatgtgtgttatcAAGTTCAACAAAGAGGGAATATTTGATCAGAGCTGACTGTTGCTGATATTAAAGTGTCGTAACTGAGGATCAGTGTGTGTCATagacactttgtgtgtgtgcgtgtgtgtgtgtggtcatcaGACTTTACTGAAACTACCTGAGTCAGTCTGAAAGTGTTACTGGTTTAGTTTCTCAGACATGGATTAAGAGGCAcatttctgctgcagtcaaaCGTAACACATGATTTCTGGTATTTTTACTGTATAATTCCACATATCGCTTCAGAAAACAGATGTCAGTGTGacactttaatattttcataGTTATATCAATAAGGCGCCTACACAGAGAAACCTTATGAACACTATCTCGGTTGGCTGCTCCCTCTAACCATATCATACATTATTAGTACTGTATGCTGCTCAGTAACAttcaacatttattatttaccaTTTCCAGTTCTGTAATttttagttaaaataaataataaaaagtctTAATAAAAATCTAATCAGCTATGACAGTTAAGTGGACAAAGTATAACAAAAGGTCCAGTTGGGGAAATAAATCTTGTTTCTTGGCCTTTACACAGTAATTGCTACAGTGCTGAACAGGacagacaaaatacaaaaaacattaataattaattaatattatggagttaatattatttataaaagcttttttcaccCTTCGGGTCAGATTATGAGCGACTATAGAGAGACTGTAGTATATTTTTATTTCGTAAGTCTTGCGTGTTATTTTAACGTTTGCCTGCAGGAGGCGGTAATACTGAACTAcactaaaaacagaagaagaagaacgaacCCGGAAAATATTGCAAGATGGCGGAATCGGAGAACAGCAACAGTGTTAGACAGCCATTAAATGTGGACGCAGAACCGCTTAAATTATCAGAGTTGTTAGATCGTGGTTGGAAAATATTCGAGGAGGTCGACAGCACAAACGAGCCTCTTGGCTCAAACAGTATTCAGGTGAAAGTTAAGCGCGGGGTTCAAATGTTAGAGGAAGCCTCCCGGATGGTCGCTCAGCTCGACTTGTTTAGTCGCAACGAAGAGCTCGAGGAGATCGCCACGGCAGACCTGAAGTACCTGCTGCTGCCCGCTTTGTTAGGAGCTCTGACCATGAAGCAGACCACCCGGGACAAACGGTTGGAAATAGTCCAGACGGCCCGCGCttactttatggattttttaaGGAGATGTGACGAGTATAAGGTGTCACCGTTTAAACTGCCAGACTCCACGGGTGAAAAAGCACGGCCTGACGGAGGGTCAGAAGATGGAAACGCTAAAGCTAATGTAAGTACCTAACTAAGAGCAAGTAAATAGCAAATGAGCTAACCCTCCGGCTGTGTTCATAAACACTACCCACTCAGCTTGGTCGTGGTCAGAACTGGTCAGCAGCAGATGGGTGGGTTTGTTTCTCACTAACATCCGTTCTTGTCATGAGCGTTTCCTGTATCCTCAGTGGGTTTTTCGTGTAGAATTGAAAGTACACTCTGGGATAAATAATTGATTATTAAGCGTTTATTATTTTTGTGCtgggattctgttcatctggacgttttcagtgggagaaacgtttcgtcatcatccaggtgacgtcttcagtctcagctgactgcaggtttcaaccttacatttgcataatgacccACCGGAGTGGGTTTAGAAAAAAGTCCCGCTCAGTGTATCAGTTAGATCACATCATCCCAATTTcgaaatgcaaaagcatttttaatcaaataatTACAGCCTCGTTTAATTTAAGCACCACTGCAGCTGATTGTATATCAGTGATTAAGTTTCAGTGATTTTTATGCGTCGTTACTTTGTGTGAATCCGGGAACATCCTTCATTGGTAGCTTTCAGAGGACTGATCTCCACAGGACAAAGTGTGCTTCAGTCTATGATTGTGCCAACCAAAGCCAGTTTTCTTCTGAGGAgttctctcctctctgtgtggagtttgcatgttctcccctggcttgtgtgggttctctccgggtactccagctGAACACTGGGTCAGGTGGCTACTTTGAAGAGTCAGAGGTTTAGGATATATTTTGGTCTATAAACTGATTCCATGATTGCTTTTTTAACTCCAGGTGCTTATTTGTACCATGGTTTAATTTCAGAGTGCAATGAGACATCAAACTGCATCATTCTCAATAGAAAACTGCAAAATTGTGGTGTTTTCAAACTTTTGACCTGTAGTGTATTTCAAAGTGTAAAGACTGTCTCCAGGTGGAAACCAGACGGACcagattgttctgtaaatatatttatattttcacacatttttgacGTTTACAagttctatttgcatttcaagccACACTGAACACTATGGTGAGAGAGgagaaatgtttctttgtttttagtttgtctaCAAAattgacattaaagaaaagctgTTGGAGTGAAATCCTCGAGCTGCTGTTCACTTCATGTTAGCGACCAATGAGTTGTGAAGTAAACAACAATTGAACTGATTGGATCAGCCATAAACTGTGTTGTTGGTCTTTGATCTAAATCACTGGTACATCCCTAATCACCTGTGCCTTTGTTTCTGAATGAACTAACACAGCACATTGAACACCTTTACTTTGAACAAGCTGCAGTGTTCATATAACAACAGGTTCTTTCTGTTAACTGCACTGTTAATGAAGGCTGTAAGTCTGGGCTTATTTATGTCACATAAGTCAGTCACAGAAAAGTGTCCGATGGGAACATGTCACCAAGCTCCACAGATTTAAGTCACACAACCAGAAAGTGATGCTTTCTTTAGTTGTTTACATGAAAGCTTCTAAATAACAGagttcacctgtgtgtgatttggaGGATGTGTCAATAATGAATCGGTGAtgtgtgctttttgtttcaGTCTTTCCCCGGCCCGACCAACCTGGTTGCTATGGCAGCACAGAGACAAGCTAAAATTGAGCGGTACCGTCAGAAGAAGGAGCTTGAGGCCAAACTGTCTGATGTTCGGAGAGCTGTGGAGACCGGACAAGCTGATGATGAAGTCACCAGAGATTTTTACCTCCTGAATGTCCGAAGATGGGTCGCTGTGTGTTTGGAGGACATAGAGAGCATTGACCAAGAGGTGGAGATACTCAAAAAGATGGATATGTTTAAGGAGAATGCTCCCAAGCAACCCACTCACCCACCCAGGCCCCCCATGAAACCCTTCATCCTCACCAAGGATGCTGTGCAGGTGAGCTGGTTTGTTGTTGTACGACTGATTAAGGTGCATGCAGTCACAAGGTTGCACGTGCAGCCTGGACTCTCTTAATCAGCCTTTATTGTAATTTGCTAAAGTGGTCTGCTCGTTAGTCATCTGTGAGGATGATGCGTCACACAGCTTCAGTGATGTTCAgggtctggggaggccagtccatgtcTCATACTGTTGTAACAGTGTCAGCGTGATACGGTTCTTTTTCCCAGTAATGACCCAACACGGATCAAAGCAAAgctccaacatgcacaaacatttgacctcaCAACATGTAATGAATTGGCacaaatgtctttgatatgctgcttagtGATGGTGTTCGTGAGAACGCCGTGAGAATCAATAAGTAATACTGATAATGGGATCACTGAATTCTTATCAGTTCCCGACTCCATGTGACTGTAATCCACTGTGACACGTCTCAGTCCATCTGCCCCCTGTTCATGTTTCATTGCTGCACTGACAACATTATTGATGAGCAATAAGAAATAACCAAGAGTTCAGAATGGTCATTTTTCATTGGCCTGTGGAACGTTATGTTCATGCAGTTTTATTAATATGATGCAGTgctccctcgctataacgcgctTCACCTGTGGCAGTCTCgctgtttcacagatttttttttttgtgtgtgtgaaatttctttttctttttgaaacagcgtattgtgtcctgcgtcctgattggctacGTTCAGCTTGtcacatttacataaatcttcgatcacTAGCAgcgtgactctgaagtgctggactgtatgtttgtacgttttctccccaacaaacaacaGTGTCGATGAAACGTCGTCACCTGCGGGttcctttggtttcattctgtaATGCTGGACTGATTTTGAACTTTCAGAgcctgcctgtctgagaaacgagtataaagtgtgtagtgagggctTTACAGCCTTAAAGCATCTATAGTAATTGTAAAagataaagttggctacttcgcggATTTCACTTATcgcaggttatttttagaacgtaactcccgcGATACGCGAGGCCGCTGTGTTTCATTTCACTAATGTTACAAATCCTTGGAGACAGGCTGGTAGACCTCAGCCTGCTCTGTGGAGGAATCACAGCAACAAGGTGGGACGGCTGCCACCAGCATTCAGCAAGCTACCGAATTTAAACATGGTATCAAACTACGATAACAGTTCATCTGTCTGTTTTATGTAGCATCTGAAGCTTTACTGTAAAAGTTTGAATTATGCCTTCTGTTTGGATCAGGCGTGTCAAACTCACGGCGCAGTTATGTCACGGGTCTGTCAGTATGTGGGACTGAATCTTCAGCCCTGCTGAGGATCCATGCAGGCATGGATGCTCTTTATTTTGATGGACACACCATGCAGCCAATTACACGCAGAGACTGGGATCATACCATTAGTGAAAGAAGGAAGGGGGGCATTGTGAAGACAGCAGGTGTAGTGGTGCAGGCCAGGTGGACAGAGAGACGGGGAGATGGATTTAAACGGTGACGGGATCAagtgaaaatgcaaaatgagcagcacctggctgcatTTCAGTGACGCTGCAAAGCTGAGTGCAGAATGTGTAAAATTAGGAGCTGAAATGATCCCGTTTTTATTTTTGAGCCATTTTTCACTGCGGAGGACAAAAAGGTCTCAAACTTGTCCAGGCCTTAAACCTCACCTGTTCTCCCCAGTGGAAGTCAATCTATAAAGATGAGGCTGAATACAAACTTGTTACAGTTCAGTGTTGAACATTACATCAAACAGAAATGTGTGCATGTACTACACCGACTCAGTGTCGCAATGAGTCTCACAGGTTATTTATCATTCCTGTGGTGCTGATcaccacaaacaagcagaacGTTTCAGTGTTTCCTACTGATAAAAACCCTCCTTTATGGCCACTCACACTACACAGAGTCATGACGCATTAGACCAGGGGTGGCCAACCCGCGGCTCtcgagccgcatgcggctctttgCCTGGTTTCATGCGGCTCTTACGTTCAtatcaaagtttgtgttttgattttttttatgttgttgttttaaaatgtgcgcGTTCGCTTCGCTTGAGTTCAATACGGTATTTTCATCACTGTGTGTGAGATGAAAATACCGCAAAGTTTCCCAGTAGGAGCAAGTTCGCCCTTaaaatggcaggaaaaaaatgcacagcaaaaagaaaatatgaagatGAACACAGGACGTTTTTAACAGAGTGGgagagtttatatttttttgttgaacGCAATGGTAAGCCATTCTGCCTTATATGTCAGACGTCATTAGCGCATTTCAAAGCTTCAAATCTTCAGCGCCACTTCAGCTCACTCCATGCTAACATCGACCAGGAATTTCCAAAAGGGACTGAACTTCGCAAGCACGAGTTGGCCACTTTGAAAAGTCAGGCAGAAAAGCAGATACAGTTTTTCCAAAAATTTACGAAGCGGTCAGAGACCATAACGCTCGCATCCTATCAGCTGGCTTGGAACATGCCACGGGGTAAACAAGCCATACGATGAAGGGGAGTTCGTTAAAAATGCCTCAGTGATGTTGTTGAGATGCTTGTCTTCCTTGAAAACGACAAATTAAAACGCGTGTATCAGACGTCCAACTGTCCCGCCACACTTGTTGAACACAGAATATCGGACATTAACACGGCTATTGAAACACAGTTGCACTCTGACCTTCAAGCATGTGAGTATTTTAGTGTCGCATTGGATGAGAGTTGTGATATACAAGACAAGCCTCAGTGGGCAATATTTGCACAGTCTG containing:
- the LOC113017428 gene encoding immunoglobulin-binding protein 1-like, encoding MAESENSNSVRQPLNVDAEPLKLSELLDRGWKIFEEVDSTNEPLGSNSIQVKVKRGVQMLEEASRMVAQLDLFSRNEELEEIATADLKYLLLPALLGALTMKQTTRDKRLEIVQTARAYFMDFLRRCDEYKVSPFKLPDSTGEKARPDGGSEDGNAKANSFPGPTNLVAMAAQRQAKIERYRQKKELEAKLSDVRRAVETGQADDEVTRDFYLLNVRRWVAVCLEDIESIDQEVEILKKMDMFKENAPKQPTHPPRPPMKPFILTKDAVQVSWFVVVRLIKVHAVTRLHVQPGLS